A region from the Desulfobaccales bacterium genome encodes:
- a CDS encoding glycosyltransferase family 4 protein yields the protein MGLLIYGSLSTISGGFIYDRHMVHYLTEQGDRVEVIALPWRAYGRSLLDNLNVGLKRRLQKASFDVLLQDELVHPSCFWLNRRLRPGITYPIVAIVHHLRCREPRSALHNRLYRVIEKRYLASVDGFICVSRTTRKDVEDLVGLNLPLVVAAPGRDGLPGTITPGEIMARAAVPGPLQILFVGNLIPRKELHTLLTALAQIEGDCWRLTAAGSPDMDTAYVQSIRRQIEELGLASRVALLGALPARELAARCAASHVLAVPSSYEGFGMVYLEGMHFGLPAIASTAGAAKEIITDGQNGFLVDPGDAAALAQGLKTLMTDRQRLLEMSLMAQRRAAAHPTWDESAARVRGFLQRLLV from the coding sequence GTGGGCCTGCTCATTTATGGCAGTCTTTCGACCATCTCCGGGGGCTTCATCTATGACCGCCATATGGTGCATTATCTCACGGAACAGGGTGACCGGGTGGAGGTCATCGCCCTGCCCTGGCGCGCTTACGGCCGCAGCCTGCTGGACAACCTGAACGTTGGGCTCAAACGCCGTCTGCAGAAGGCCTCATTCGACGTCCTCTTACAAGATGAACTGGTCCACCCCTCCTGTTTCTGGCTCAACCGACGCCTGCGTCCCGGAATTACCTACCCCATCGTGGCCATCGTGCACCACCTGCGCTGCCGGGAGCCCCGCTCCGCGCTGCACAACCGGCTCTACCGGGTGATAGAAAAACGTTATCTGGCCTCCGTGGACGGCTTTATCTGCGTCAGCCGCACCACCAGAAAGGACGTGGAGGATTTGGTGGGCCTTAACCTGCCCTTGGTGGTGGCAGCGCCCGGCCGGGACGGTCTGCCCGGCACTATCACCCCCGGGGAGATCATGGCCCGGGCCGCGGTCCCCGGCCCTTTACAAATTTTGTTTGTGGGCAACCTGATTCCCCGCAAAGAGCTGCACACCCTCTTGACGGCTTTGGCGCAGATCGAAGGTGACTGTTGGCGGCTGACGGCGGCCGGCAGCCCGGATATGGATACGGCTTATGTCCAGTCTATCCGCCGCCAGATCGAGGAGTTAGGTTTAGCATCCCGGGTAGCCTTGCTGGGGGCTCTGCCCGCCCGGGAACTGGCGGCCCGGTGCGCGGCCAGCCACGTCCTGGCGGTACCGTCGTCGTATGAAGGTTTCGGCATGGTCTACCTGGAGGGCATGCATTTCGGCCTGCCGGCCATCGCCTCCACGGCCGGCGCCGCCAAAGAGATTATCACGGATGGGCAAAACGGCTTTCTGGTGGACCCGGGCGATGCCGCCGCGCTGGCCCAAGGTTTGAAGACTTTGATGACGGATCGCCAGCGGTTGTTGGAAATGAGTCTGATGGCGCAGCGCCGGGCCGCCGCACACCCCACGTGGGACGAGAGCGCCGCCCGGGTTCGGGGCTTTCTGCAGCGTCTTTTGGTATAA